The following coding sequences lie in one Spinacia oleracea cultivar Varoflay chromosome 1, BTI_SOV_V1, whole genome shotgun sequence genomic window:
- the LOC110774704 gene encoding myb family transcription factor PHL6 → MNLPGRKSLTANDSSKVTTAYCHALPSVDFSCVETCQGSVSSESSYPFLKQSGKLRHPSGPTDIFSSSCDKSAPSRSSMFCTNLYLSSSSSSEAQRQLGNLPFLPSPSAPRSTKTQLFLNDDSISDSVCEQKHSEDTFKDFLNFSGSLSDGDFDDVTCGSDSLAFSEHLELQLLSDELHLAITDSAENPGMDEIYEVSPVTSRPGIPSTVQKNPQPVPPSINAISGNKTSETGASHKQRMRWTPELHERFIEAVKKLDGPEKATPKGVLKIMNVEGITIYHVKSHLQKYRLAKYIPEKKEEKKTSSSEEKKTLSSTKESDSSKKGSINEALRMQMEVQKQLHEQLEVQRALQVRIEEHARYLQKILEEQQKAQTALVSTQSLSSVTSEEEPEVEPCPKSPAKAAESNTDMLSTLSSKRTNEVLEQQPCQKRPRLDDEAKPEPEPESEPPVVDISL, encoded by the exons ATGAATCTTCCTGGTAGAAAATCCTTAACTGCAAACGACTCTAGCAAAGTGACAACTGCTTATTGCCATGCTCTTCCATCAGTTGACTTCTCATGTGTTGAAACATGCCAAGGTTCAGTGTCAAGTGAATCTTCATATCCATTTTTGAAGCAATCAGGAAAACTAAGACACCCATCTGGACCAACTGACATATTCTCATCTAGTTGTGACAAGAGTGCACCTTCTCGTTCTTCTATGTTCTGCACGAACCTGTATTTATCATCTTCATCAAGTTCAGAAGCTCAAAGGCAGCTTGGGAATCTTCCATTTCTTCCAAGCCCCTCTGCACCTCGATCAACAAAGACCCAATTGTTTCTTAATGACGATTCAATTTCAGACAGTGTATGTGAGCAAAAGCACTCTGAGGATACATTTAAagattttcttaatttttctgGAAGCTTGTCTGATGGTGACTTTGATGATGTTACTTGCGGAAGTGACTCTTTGGCATTTTCAGAGCATTTGGAGCTACAATTATTGTCTGACGAACTACACTTAGCTATAACTGATAGCGCAGAAAATCCTGGAATGGAT gaaatatacgaagtatctCCAGTGACGTCGAGGCCAGGCATCCCATCAACAGTACAGAAGAATCCTCAGCCCGTTCCACCATCCATAAATGCTATTTCTGGTAACAAGACATCTGAGACTGGTGCTTCTCATAAGCAAAGGATGAGGTGGACACCCGAGCTCCATGAACGTTTTATCGAAGCTGTCAAAAAACTCGATGGCCCTGAAA AGGCAACTCCTAAAGGCGTGTTAAAGATTATGAATGTTGAAGGGATCACCATCTATCATGTGAAAAGCCACTTGCAG AAATACCGACTTGCCAAGTATATACCAGAGAAAAAGGAAG AGAAGAAGACTTCTAGTTCAGAGGAGAAAAAAACACTTTCAAGCACCAAAGAATCTGATTCATCGAAGAAAGG GAGTATAAATGAGGCTCTCCGTATGCAAATGGAAGTGCAAAAGCAGCTACATGAGCAACTTGAG GTGCAAAGAGCACTTCAGGTACGCATAGAGGAACACGCACGGTACTTGCAGAAGATCTTAGAAGAACAGCAAAAGGCTCAAACTGCCTTGGTCTCAACACAGTCCTTGTCATCAGTTACAAGTGAAGAAGAGCCAGAGGTGGAACCGTGTCCTAAATCACCAGCTAAGGCTGCTGAATCAAATACTGATATGTTATCTACGCTGTCATCTAAGCGTACAAATGAGGTGTTGGAGCAGCAACCGTGCCAGAAAAGGCCTCGCCTAGACGATGAAGCTAAGCCTGAACCCGAGCCTGAGTCTGAGCCACCAGTTGTTGACATATCTCTATGA